One genomic region from Gossypium hirsutum isolate 1008001.06 chromosome D13, Gossypium_hirsutum_v2.1, whole genome shotgun sequence encodes:
- the LOC107918901 gene encoding uncharacterized protein codes for MNKNVLLSDIVYMALGDVSVYVVGKDEYDEFALAEVIFVITLAVKDECGKLPTERLFLDKYRRICLSLDEIIWKGYLENTDKDRIRRLVRLKPPTEF; via the exons atgaacaaaaatgtTCTTTTATCAGACATTGTTTACATGGCGCTTGGAGATGTCAGCGTCTATGTTGTTGGCAAAGATGAGTATGATGAATTTGCAT TGGCAGAGGTAATCTTTGTTATAACCTTAGCTGTAAAGGATGAATGTGGGAAGCTACCAACAGAGCGCCTTTTTCTAGATAAATACAGAAGGATATGCTTGAGTTTGGATGAAATTATTTGGAAG GGATATCTGGAGAACACGGATAAAGACAGGATCAGGAGATTAGTACGTTTAAAACCTCCAACCGAGTTTTAG
- the LOC107920179 gene encoding RNA-binding KH domain-containing protein RCF3 — translation MAGQRNDYGKRSHFQPDYAGNGGGGVKRRNAGEENEQQHGIGPEDTVYRYLCHVKRIGSIIGRGGEIVKQLRLDSKSNIRICEALPGCEERVVMIYSSSEETNPFGDELVSPAQDALFRVHDRVVAEELPADEDLEEQTHVVTVRMLVASDQIGCVIGKGGQVIQSIRSETQAQIRVLSNEHLPPCALTSDELLQIIGEPSVVRKALYQVASRLHDNPSRSQHLLLSSLSNMNPSGGMYMNASLIGSYGNYSSRRDDGSAREFSLRLVCPVGNIGGVIGKGGGIIKQIRQESGASIKVDSSAAEGDDCIIFISTKEFIEDPSPTINAALRLQSRCSEKTERESGDSVITTRLLVPSSQVGCLIGKGGAIISGMRNATRASIRILSKENLPKVAYEDEEMVQITGGLDVASNAFSQVLLRLRANIFEREGAAATLLPVLPYIPMSLDISDGPKYGNKDGQPRNRGYSSYSGGYSPSDLTASDSKGNYSGSLSGGDIYGNHGGRNSSRGLSNLNQVSHRKHGY, via the exons ATGGCTGGTCAAAGAAATGATTACGGTAAAAGATCTCATTTTCAGCCTGATTACGCTGGAAATGGAGGAGGAGGTGTTAAGAGAAGAAATGCTGGTGAGGAAAATGAACAACAGCATGGGATTGGGCCTGAAGATACCGTTTACCGTTATTTATGTCATGTGAAAAGGATTGGGAGTATTATAGGAAGAGGTGGTGAGATTGTGAAACAGTTGAGGTTAGATAGCAAGTCGAACATTAGGATTTGTGAAGCTCTGCCGGGTTGTGAGGAGAGGGTTGTTATGATTTATAGTTCCAGTGAGGAAACAAATCCATTTGGTGATGAGCTTGTTTCGCCTGCTCAGGATGCTTTGTTTAGGGTACACGATAGGGTTGTCGCGGAAGAGTTGCCTGCTGATGAGGATTTGGAGGAGCAGACACATGTGGTTACTGTGAGAATGCTTGTGGCATCTGACCAGATTGGTTGTGTTATTGGGAAAGGTGGACAAGTGATTCAAAGTATAAGGAGCGAAACACAAGCTCAGATTCGGGTTTTAAGCAATGAGCATTTACCCCCGTGTGCATTGACTTCAGATGAGCTTCTTCAG ATAATTGGAGAGCCCTCAGTTGTGAGGAAGGCTCTTTATCAGGTGGCATCTCGCCTTCATGATAACCCTTCAAGATCCCAGCACTTGCTTCTCTCCTCTCTATCTAATATGAATCCATCAGGTGGGATGTACATGAATGCCTCCCTTATTGGTTCTTATGGAAATTATTCTTCTAGAAGAGATGATGGTTCTGCAAGGGAGTTTTCTCTTCGTTTGGTATGCCCGGTTGGAAATATTGGGGGTGTGATTGGAAAAGGTGGTGGTATTATCAAACAGATTAGACAGGAGTCTGGGGCATCGATTAAAGTTGATAGCTCTGCAGCTGAAGGAGATGATTGCATTATATTCATATCAACAAAAGAG TTCATTGAAGACCCATCCCCTACCATCAATGCTGCTTTGCGCTTGCAATCACGATGCAGTgaaaaaacagaaagagaatCAGGTGATTCTGTAATCACCACCCGTCTACTTGTTCCAAGTTCACAGGTTGGATGCCTTATCGGTAAAGGTGGGGCAATAATATCTGGGATGAGGAATGCTACTAGGGCTAGTATTCGCATACTTTCTAAGGAAAACCTTCCCAAAGTTGCATATGAAGATGAAGAAATGGTGCAG ATTACTGGAGGTCTTGATGTTGCTAGCAATGCCTTTTCGCAAGTACTGTTGCGGCTGAGAGCCAATATATTTGAAAGAGAAGGAGCAGCAGCAACGCTTTTGCCTGTTCTTCCCTACATTCCCATGTCATTAGACATTTCAGATGGTCCTAAATATGGTAACAAAGATGGTCAACCCCGTAATCGTGGATACTCTTCTTACTCAGGGGGATACAGCCCTAGTGATTTGACTGCAAGTGACAGTAAAGGAAATTATAGTGGTTCACTT AGTGGAGGTGATATATATGGAAATCATGGTGGTCGCAACTCCAGCCGGGG GTTGTCCAATCTAAATCAAGTTTCACATAGGAAGCATGGGTATTAG